The following proteins are encoded in a genomic region of Ostrea edulis chromosome 7, xbOstEdul1.1, whole genome shotgun sequence:
- the LOC125654770 gene encoding neuroglian-like, with protein MRRTEHFLWDFTLLWCWLCYFARGDQIKILDTLINQTVRKGHKVSFTCSIGFNNENTEGGSLRIRWKHNGEILDTKSDRYKVMDRGQTLVLREADYSDAGQYTCIASIRGQVTGREKSSAKLEVKGTPDPPQEVEISSCGPKRVELIWRDGSDGGERITEYLVQYNTSDNPFYWNSADEEIEFMDKSSKTAFISLSPWGWYSFRVLAKNSLGYSEPSKPTKTECNTPPERPTSNPVNVKTKTDKEGKLIITWDPMPRMQHNAPSFGYRVGWRKRGSLYWNRKDIKNPNENQFEVDVDEVYGLYDVQVQAINSHGASFQPVFTVRGRSGEGVPLIKPRDFRVDMTKPAGPHKAHFIWESINPLDERIRGKFRGYKLQYWKSSEGRRNKDEVMIAVDADSAHLSHDVMASIVDLPANTAFRAQVSVMNGHHTGPTSNTIDFKTSEGVPGPVRNLEKDEIESSYAVLKWDPPDEPNGLLLGYDLGYQRVNGDTAGDIRALEPKINNPSHTSARITGLIPNHHYRFFVWARTRAGRGDQRAVQVVTKGSANHAANHATNGKMASKHQSGNGLASHNLGINLEILVALAISWTLANLVFH; from the exons GTGACCAAATCAAAATCCTGGACACATTAATAAACCAAACAGTTCGGAAAGGTCACAAGGTGTCATTCACATGCTCAATCGGATTCAACAACGAGAACACAGAGGGAGGAAGTCTGCGAATCCGGTGGAAACACAATGGGGAAATACTGGACACTAAGTCAGACAGATACAAGGTGATGGACAGAGGTCAGACACTGGTCCTCAGGGAGGCGGACTACAGCGATGCTGGACAGTACACCTGTATAGCCAGCATTAGGGGACAGGTCACCGGGCGGGAAAAATCCTCCGCTAAATTAGAAGTTAAAG GAACACCAGACCCTCCTCAGGAGGTAGAAATTAGTTCGTGCGGACCGAAGCGGGTGGAGTTGATTTGGCGCGATGGATCGGACGGAGGGGAGCGGATCACGGAGTACCTGGTGCAGTACAACACCTCCGACAATCCGTTCTACTGGAACTCCGCAGACGAAGAAATCGAATTCATGGACAAGTCGTCAAAGACCGCCTTCATTAGCTTGTCACCGTGGGGGTGGTATTCCTTCCGAGTCTTGGCCAAGAACAGTTTGGGATACAGCGAGCCGAGCAAACCTACAAAAACAGAGTGTAATACGCCCCCCGAAAGGCCGACGTCCAATCCTGTCAACGTCAAAACCAAGACCGACAAGGAGGGGAAACTAATTATCACATGGGAT CCAATGCCACGGATGCAACACAATGCTCCGAGTTTTGGATATCGAGTGGGCTGGAGAAAGAGAGGCAGTTTATACTGGAACCGAAAAGACATCAAAAACCCAAACGAAAACCAGTTTGAGGTGGATGTTGATGAAGTTTATGGTCTGTACGATGTCCAAGTTCAGGCCATCAACAGTCACGGTGCTTCGTTTCAGCCAGTGTTCACTGTTCGGGGACgctcgggggaggggg TTCCTCTGATCAAACCAAGGGATTTCCGAGTTGACATGACCAAACCTGCTGGGCCCCACAAAGCTCATTTCATTTGGGAGTCCATCAATCCGCTGGACGAAAGAATAAGGGGAAAGTTCAGAGGTTACAAG TTACAGTACTGGAAATCTAGTGAAGGACGTAGAAACAAGGATGAAGTGATGATTGCTGTCGATGCAGACTCCGCACACCTGTCACATGATGTAATGGCCTCCATTGTGGATTTACCAGCTAACACTGCATTCCGGGCGCAAGTGTCCGTAATGAATGGACATCACACTGGGCCGACTAGTAACACGATCGACTTCAAGACGTCAGAGGGGG tgccaGGTCCGGTTCGGAATTTAGAGAAGGATGAAATAGAGAGCAGTTACGCGGTGCTGAAGTGGGACCCACCAGACGAACCCAATGGGCTATTGCTTGGATACGACCTTGGTTACCAGAGAG TAAATGGTGATACAGCTGGAGACATCCGAGCACTGGAGCCAAAAATAAACAACCCCTCCCATACCTCAGCCAGGATAACCGGTCTTATACCAAACCACCATTACCGGTTCTTTGTCTGGGCCAGAACCAGAGCAGGGCGGGGGGACCAGCGCGCTGTCCAGGTGGTTACTAAAG GGTCTGCCAACCACGCTGCCAACCATGCAACCAACGGCAAGATGGCCAGCAAACATCAATCAGGAAATGGTTTAGCGTCTCATAATCTGGGGATCAACTTAGAAATCCTCGTCGCACTGGCAATCTCATGGACACTAGCAAATCTCGTCTTCCACTGA